In Paenibacillus algicola, a genomic segment contains:
- a CDS encoding NAD-dependent epimerase/dehydratase family protein — MPVVMVTGSAGLIGSEAAAFYAEKGYVVVGLDNNMRQTLFGSEGTTRDNVEQLKEKHGSSYIHYDTDIRNTAELDEIFTRHGKDIQLIIHTAAQPSHDWAAREPLTDFHINATGTLNLLEMTRTHCEDAVFIFTSTNKVYGDRPNSLPLVELASRWELEPAHACYKGIDESMSVDHCMHSLFGASKLAADLLVQEYGQYFNMRTVCFRGGVLSGSRQSGVQLHGFLNYLMKCAVTDVPYTIFGYEGKQVRDIIHASDVVAAFHECFQNPRRGGRVYNLGGGRESNVSILESIELITQITGKKLSYSYIDQPRKGDHKWYITDMSRFKKDYPAWSLQVPAGRVMEIIYAENASRWKAGG; from the coding sequence ATGCCGGTAGTCATGGTCACCGGTTCGGCGGGCTTGATCGGCAGTGAGGCGGCAGCGTTTTACGCGGAGAAAGGATATGTCGTGGTCGGGCTGGACAACAATATGCGCCAGACGCTGTTTGGCTCGGAGGGCACAACGAGGGACAATGTGGAGCAGCTGAAGGAGAAGCACGGGTCCTCCTACATTCACTACGACACCGATATTCGCAATACCGCAGAGCTGGATGAGATTTTCACCAGGCACGGGAAGGACATTCAGCTCATTATCCACACTGCTGCTCAGCCCTCACATGACTGGGCGGCACGGGAGCCGTTGACGGATTTCCATATCAATGCGACAGGCACCCTGAATCTGCTGGAAATGACGCGGACACATTGTGAAGACGCGGTTTTTATCTTTACATCCACCAACAAAGTATATGGAGATCGGCCGAACAGCCTTCCTCTTGTAGAGCTGGCCAGCCGCTGGGAGCTTGAGCCTGCCCATGCCTGTTACAAGGGCATTGATGAGAGCATGTCTGTGGATCACTGCATGCATTCTTTATTCGGGGCCTCCAAGCTGGCAGCAGATCTTCTCGTACAGGAGTACGGACAATATTTCAATATGAGAACCGTATGCTTCCGTGGAGGTGTGCTTAGCGGCTCCAGACAGTCGGGTGTCCAGCTGCACGGCTTTTTGAATTATTTGATGAAATGCGCGGTGACGGACGTGCCGTACACCATTTTTGGATATGAGGGCAAGCAGGTTCGAGATATTATTCATGCCAGCGACGTGGTCGCGGCGTTCCATGAATGCTTCCAAAACCCCCGCAGAGGCGGGCGGGTATACAATCTCGGCGGGGGCCGAGAGTCCAACGTATCCATCCTGGAGTCTATAGAGCTCATCACTCAAATTACAGGCAAGAAGCTCTCTTACAGCTACATAGATCAGCCCCGTAAAGGGGATCATAAGTGGTACATTACAGACATGTCGCGCTTCAAAAAAGACTATCCCGCCTGGAGCCTCCAGGTTCCGGCGGGGCGGGTGATGGAGATCATCTATGCGGAGAATGCGTCCCGCTGGAAAGCCGGAGGCTGA
- a CDS encoding glycosyltransferase family 2 protein, translating to MFISVVMAVYNGEAYLEEAVHSVLGQTYPHFELIVVNDGSSDRTADILSSIQDPRLRVISVEVNQGAARCLNLGIANAAGDWIAIHDADDLSDRNRLAEQAAYLQAHPGCIGVGSLIMGRMGDEAVITPEIESYNIIRDPQDIYATRHFTCYLCHGSVTFSKQAFYAAGQYNPNYRISYDYDLWLRMFEISPIEKVPKVLYHYRLRDDSLGKTNMTETIKELMTISSHSISRQQSTSRKQTPLLTIIGSRKGCLFYKRHVAGAFPRIRFVIVHTPRDYRKLQVLRRRGQLRTAVLLNNPLNREWYPRLQSRSRRSCAMFKIWNDTY from the coding sequence GTGTTTATATCTGTTGTAATGGCGGTTTATAACGGAGAGGCGTATCTGGAGGAAGCCGTGCATAGTGTGCTGGGGCAGACGTACCCGCACTTTGAGCTTATTGTGGTGAACGACGGCTCAAGTGACCGGACTGCGGACATCTTGAGCTCCATTCAGGACCCGCGGCTGAGGGTCATTTCGGTTGAAGTCAATCAGGGTGCTGCACGCTGTCTCAATCTGGGCATTGCGAATGCTGCCGGGGACTGGATTGCCATTCATGATGCCGATGATCTCAGCGATCGCAACCGGCTTGCAGAGCAGGCAGCCTATTTGCAGGCCCATCCCGGCTGCATCGGCGTGGGCTCTCTTATTATGGGTCGCATGGGAGATGAAGCTGTGATTACGCCGGAGATTGAATCGTACAATATCATTCGAGATCCGCAGGATATCTATGCGACCCGGCATTTCACCTGTTATTTATGCCACGGGTCTGTGACCTTCTCGAAGCAGGCGTTCTATGCGGCTGGCCAGTACAATCCGAACTACCGCATATCGTATGATTATGATCTGTGGCTGCGGATGTTTGAAATCTCACCGATAGAGAAGGTTCCGAAGGTGCTCTATCACTATCGTCTCCGCGATGATTCGCTCGGCAAGACAAACATGACGGAGACGATCAAGGAATTGATGACCATCTCCTCTCATTCTATCTCGCGTCAGCAATCCACATCCCGAAAACAGACACCCCTCCTGACCATTATCGGCTCCAGAAAAGGATGTCTGTTCTACAAGCGACATGTTGCCGGTGCCTTCCCTAGAATCCGGTTTGTCATTGTCCATACCCCCCGGGATTACAGAAAGCTGCAGGTGCTGCGCCGCAGAGGACAGCTACGAACCGCCGTACTGCTGAACAATCCGCTAAACCGGGAATGGTATCCCCGTCTTCAATCACGAAGCCGCCGTAGCTGTGCTATGTTCAAAATCTGGAACGATACCTACTAG
- a CDS encoding glycosyltransferase family 2 protein: MSIEVSVIMIAHQKFHQTLLSLYALESQTFPPASLEVILVDDASTDQTYRLQRLRLPFHFKYVRCEPNVGRSKAKNIGAASASGQVLIFMDAEMLLDPDYVKQHYQLHQSRSPGEAVITGCMQHYNVFTVLDSRFNPEQLTQFKQLYLKAHTKRSTAKALRKRAARSRAKARPLSRQARYVRLLRRLKQTRRGKDSIIRLFSKASIVAGRYQKYAFHTPFYPEVIKRFGSRYEGFHLPYIFVVTHNISLQRSTFDRVGPFNEGFQGWGCEDWEFGYRLYRSGVQILDHPLVKVYHQEHPRSLGSQTKDGLINYRFFFSLHPEFDVGVQSLCWIGKDIFEVNDMVHEYKLMAVKEQYPVLSQACLGLFDQIFHLLIHDLPMTGLLDAAEMGREPGWRARFYEEWSLFKASGGCPKLAASLEWLLSL, encoded by the coding sequence ATGAGCATAGAAGTCAGTGTCATTATGATTGCACACCAGAAATTCCACCAGACTCTCCTGTCCCTGTATGCGCTGGAGAGCCAGACCTTTCCACCGGCTAGCCTGGAGGTCATTCTGGTCGATGATGCCTCCACCGATCAGACCTACCGGCTGCAGAGGCTGCGCCTTCCGTTTCACTTCAAATATGTACGCTGCGAGCCGAACGTCGGGCGGTCCAAAGCCAAAAATATTGGTGCCGCTTCCGCTTCCGGGCAGGTGCTGATCTTTATGGACGCCGAAATGCTGCTGGACCCGGATTATGTGAAGCAGCATTACCAGCTTCATCAGAGCAGAAGTCCCGGAGAGGCGGTCATCACAGGCTGCATGCAGCACTATAATGTGTTCACAGTGCTGGACAGCCGCTTCAATCCGGAGCAGCTGACACAGTTCAAGCAGCTGTACCTGAAGGCCCATACTAAGCGCAGCACAGCGAAAGCTCTCCGAAAGCGTGCGGCTCGATCCCGGGCTAAGGCTCGTCCTTTATCCCGGCAAGCCAGGTATGTCAGGCTCCTCCGGCGCTTGAAACAGACTCGCAGAGGCAAAGATTCCATAATCAGGCTGTTCTCCAAAGCGTCCATTGTGGCTGGAAGGTATCAGAAGTATGCATTTCACACCCCATTCTATCCCGAGGTTATAAAGCGTTTCGGATCGCGGTACGAAGGGTTTCATTTGCCGTATATTTTCGTCGTGACGCACAATATTTCTTTGCAGAGATCAACCTTTGATCGAGTGGGTCCGTTTAACGAGGGCTTTCAAGGATGGGGCTGTGAGGACTGGGAGTTCGGCTACCGTCTCTACCGCAGCGGTGTGCAGATTTTGGATCATCCTCTGGTGAAGGTGTATCATCAGGAGCACCCTCGAAGCCTCGGCAGCCAGACCAAGGACGGCCTGATCAATTACCGCTTCTTCTTCTCTCTCCATCCGGAGTTTGATGTGGGTGTCCAGTCGCTGTGCTGGATCGGAAAAGACATCTTTGAAGTCAATGACATGGTTCACGAATACAAGCTCATGGCTGTGAAAGAACAGTATCCGGTGCTGTCACAGGCTTGTCTTGGCCTGTTTGACCAGATTTTTCACCTGCTTATTCACGACTTGCCGATGACCGGCTTGCTGGATGCCGCAGAAATGGGAAGAGAGCCCGGATGGAGAGCCAGATTTTACGAAGAATGGAGCCTGTTCAAAGCCTCCGGAGGCTGTCCAAAGCTGGCAGCATCGCTGGAATGGCTTCTTAGCCTGTAA
- a CDS encoding NAD-dependent epimerase/dehydratase family protein → MLITGAAGFLGSCLSQRLLSAGHDVIGVDNFSSGQRSRFAVLQQHPRFTGFEYGVECEEILTLSRWRTYRRYIIWLLRLRRGFIRPLHWKR, encoded by the coding sequence GTGCTGATTACTGGAGCTGCCGGATTTCTCGGCTCCTGTCTGAGTCAAAGGCTGCTGTCTGCCGGACATGATGTCATTGGAGTAGATAACTTCAGCTCCGGGCAGCGAAGCCGATTCGCTGTCTTGCAGCAGCATCCTCGCTTTACAGGGTTTGAGTATGGCGTGGAGTGTGAGGAAATCCTCACACTGAGCCGCTGGAGGACGTACAGGAGATATATCATCTGGCTTCTCCGGCTTCGCCGAGGTTTTATCAGGCCGCTCCACTGGAAACGATAG
- a CDS encoding NAD-dependent epimerase/dehydratase family protein yields the protein MASPASPRFYQAAPLETIAANTAGTHQMLRLARRNKASMVYASTSEAYGDPQVHPQPENYWGNVNTWGPRACYDEGKRLGEVYCYEYFDKFQVKVKVARIFNTYSAELRNDDGRVISNFVNQAIQNQDITVYGDGSQTRSFCYVDDLLGGLIRMMESDAATGEIINLGNPQEYRVLEVAELTKRLAQSHSRITFHPLPENDPRIRRPVIDKAKALLGWEPVVTLEEGLLRTIEIYRSRFNKYGGGA from the coding sequence CTGGCTTCTCCGGCTTCGCCGAGGTTTTATCAGGCCGCTCCACTGGAAACGATAGCAGCGAACACGGCAGGGACGCACCAGATGTTGAGACTCGCCCGCAGAAACAAGGCGTCCATGGTATATGCCAGCACGAGTGAAGCTTACGGAGACCCCCAGGTTCATCCCCAGCCGGAGAATTACTGGGGAAACGTGAATACCTGGGGACCCCGGGCCTGCTATGACGAAGGCAAGCGGCTGGGTGAAGTGTACTGCTATGAATACTTTGACAAGTTTCAGGTGAAGGTCAAGGTGGCGCGAATCTTCAATACGTATTCCGCAGAGCTGCGCAATGATGACGGCCGGGTCATTTCCAATTTCGTCAATCAAGCTATTCAGAATCAGGATATTACGGTTTACGGGGACGGCAGCCAAACCCGTTCCTTCTGTTATGTGGATGACCTGCTCGGCGGCCTGATCCGGATGATGGAGAGTGATGCAGCCACCGGGGAGATCATCAACCTGGGCAATCCGCAGGAGTACCGCGTGCTGGAGGTAGCAGAGCTCACCAAGCGGCTGGCTCAGTCCCATAGCCGCATTACCTTCCATCCGCTGCCGGAGAATGATCCCAGGATCCGGCGCCCGGTCATTGATAAAGCGAAGGCGCTGCTCGGCTGGGAGCCTGTCGTTACGCTGGAGGAAGGACTGTTGCGTACCATAGAGATTTATCGTTCGCGGTTCAATAAATATGGTGGAGGGGCGTGA
- a CDS encoding UDP-glucose dehydrogenase family protein, which yields MKTVCLGTGYVGTVTAAALAMAGHQATVIDIDKQKVNSINAGASPIFEPGLNDVISLHAGRLLTASVSLESVREADVIFICVGTPALPDGTADLRYVKDAARSIGENLSLERFTVIVNKSTVPVGTAALVASIVESVSGGEAERHFTVASNPEFLREGYALEDVLFPDRIIVGTQHPEGLARLRELYKPYVKRLIRIPDVLKPYLEGAGGQQETVYFETDTKSAELIKYASNAFLAVKISYINEIARLSEALGANTAHIARGMGLDSRIGEKFLEVSSGWSGSCFPKDTQELWTTSRKYGAELSIVRAAMDSNEEMKHFCVRKLQRKLKSLNGSCIGLLGLTFKPNTDDVRETQALFMIRQLLELGAQVRVHDPKGMDHFRRLYPDLPVDYCESAEEAAERTHALVLMTHWEQYLQLNWKMIFYSVKQPYILDTRNCLRGAELREMGFDYEGIG from the coding sequence ATGAAGACAGTATGCTTGGGAACCGGCTATGTCGGAACTGTAACCGCTGCGGCGCTGGCCATGGCAGGGCATCAGGCGACCGTAATTGATATTGATAAGCAAAAGGTAAACAGCATTAATGCAGGAGCCAGCCCTATATTTGAGCCGGGACTGAATGACGTCATTTCCCTTCATGCGGGACGGCTGCTGACAGCCAGTGTGTCGCTGGAAAGTGTGCGCGAGGCGGACGTCATCTTTATCTGTGTAGGGACGCCTGCGCTGCCGGACGGAACGGCTGATCTCCGCTACGTAAAGGATGCCGCCCGCTCCATCGGAGAGAACCTGAGCCTGGAGCGCTTTACTGTGATTGTGAACAAGTCTACGGTGCCTGTAGGTACCGCAGCTCTCGTTGCCTCTATTGTGGAATCGGTATCCGGCGGAGAAGCAGAGCGTCATTTTACGGTCGCGAGCAATCCGGAATTTCTGCGCGAGGGCTATGCGCTGGAGGATGTTCTTTTTCCCGATCGCATTATCGTGGGCACACAGCATCCCGAGGGCCTGGCAAGGCTCAGAGAGCTGTATAAGCCTTATGTGAAACGGCTGATCCGTATACCGGATGTACTGAAGCCATATCTTGAAGGAGCAGGGGGGCAGCAGGAGACGGTATATTTTGAAACGGATACCAAAAGTGCCGAGCTGATCAAATATGCATCCAATGCATTTCTCGCTGTCAAAATCAGCTACATCAACGAGATAGCCCGATTGTCTGAAGCGCTGGGTGCGAACACTGCACATATCGCCAGGGGCATGGGCCTGGATTCCCGAATCGGGGAGAAATTTCTAGAGGTATCGAGCGGCTGGAGCGGCAGCTGCTTCCCCAAGGATACCCAAGAGCTGTGGACCACCAGCCGCAAATACGGCGCTGAGCTGAGCATTGTGAGAGCGGCAATGGATTCGAATGAAGAAATGAAGCATTTTTGTGTGCGCAAGCTCCAGCGCAAGCTGAAAAGCCTGAATGGAAGCTGCATCGGGCTTCTGGGGCTGACTTTTAAGCCCAATACCGATGATGTACGTGAAACGCAGGCGCTCTTCATGATCCGGCAGCTTCTGGAGCTGGGGGCCCAGGTGAGGGTGCATGATCCGAAGGGGATGGACCATTTCCGCCGGCTTTATCCTGATCTCCCTGTCGATTACTGCGAGAGCGCAGAGGAGGCGGCAGAGCGGACGCATGCGCTGGTGCTAATGACGCATTGGGAGCAATATTTACAATTAAATTGGAAAATGATATTTTATTCTGTGAAGCAGCCCTATATTCTGGATACCCGCAATTGCCTGAGGGGAGCGGAGCTGAGAGAAATGGGCTTTGACTACGAAGGTATTGGGTAA
- a CDS encoding tetratricopeptide repeat protein, producing the protein MRWRNRLWLRLAQRALKNRDRERALAYMDKGKDEISTLQDQIAYVNLLHGAGRSQEGLTLLGQIIDQKGASAAYERRAHLLRELGRGEEAITDLDEAIMLNSDNYLNWYTRGVLNRDLGNYEEAIRDLKQSISREGPESIISTYYELGMTYVESGDPAAATRWFQLSIQRPERSIPMYYFMLARCLCHEGKPEEAKQVLLQGVELADRYEAQADEGYALFDESTSYSRGAFLTFQRQMKESFSFRLLLADINLQLGDIDGGLKAIAEGLARYPGEVELYLKRAMLLSAAGRADEARENLRLAVHQEPDDLRAYAELLRLLREEEGEAGEEAALELLTGLMKRQPRTPIVCYWVADSLYRLGRHEHALDMNSRLLEVEPDDPANYIQRADIYIEMGSLPSAEEAMQQAVKLENSPEIHNKLSYIQYLQGHNEDALLSLQQTAELDPEYEQHPAYQSASGHIYKEMGMWDLAVQAYSRAIRAEPRQVKLYEFRAGCFLETGQLEQAAADCTRGLELDGDAAELYSLRSSVYYAMKDYPAAAQDMQQYLHFYPEHPGAYYRLGQMLYKNREEEAALAAFDRVLSLIPEHADCYLYKAHIYFGQLEPEAALQHIVSWGLFYDKEAPVGERVNAIRSLEGFTEEILEEAAERLRGMYGQSQYLS; encoded by the coding sequence ATGCGGTGGAGGAACAGGCTGTGGCTGCGCCTTGCCCAAAGAGCCCTGAAGAATCGGGATCGGGAGCGGGCGCTGGCCTACATGGATAAAGGTAAAGATGAGATAAGTACGCTGCAGGACCAGATTGCCTACGTCAATCTGCTGCACGGTGCCGGCCGCTCACAGGAGGGGCTGACGTTGCTGGGCCAGATTATTGACCAGAAGGGAGCCTCCGCTGCTTATGAGCGGCGCGCGCACCTGCTAAGGGAGCTGGGACGGGGCGAGGAAGCCATTACGGACCTGGATGAAGCTATTATGCTGAACAGCGATAACTATTTGAACTGGTATACCCGCGGTGTGCTGAATCGGGATTTGGGAAATTATGAAGAAGCCATCCGGGATCTGAAGCAGAGCATTAGCAGAGAGGGGCCGGAGAGTATCATCTCCACCTACTATGAGCTGGGCATGACGTATGTGGAAAGCGGAGATCCTGCCGCTGCCACCCGCTGGTTTCAGCTAAGCATTCAGCGGCCAGAGCGAAGTATACCGATGTACTACTTCATGCTGGCCCGGTGCCTGTGCCATGAAGGGAAGCCGGAAGAAGCAAAGCAGGTGCTGCTGCAGGGGGTAGAGCTGGCGGACCGCTATGAAGCCCAGGCCGATGAGGGCTACGCGCTGTTTGATGAGTCTACGAGTTATAGTAGGGGCGCGTTCCTGACGTTTCAGCGGCAGATGAAGGAGAGCTTTTCTTTCCGCCTGCTGCTTGCTGATATTAATCTGCAGCTGGGAGACATCGACGGGGGCCTTAAGGCGATTGCTGAAGGATTGGCCAGATATCCCGGAGAAGTGGAGCTGTATCTGAAGCGGGCCATGCTTCTTTCTGCCGCCGGCAGAGCCGATGAAGCGAGGGAGAATTTGCGGCTGGCCGTGCACCAGGAGCCGGATGATTTAAGGGCCTATGCCGAGCTTTTGCGTCTGCTGCGGGAAGAGGAAGGAGAGGCAGGAGAAGAGGCTGCGCTGGAGCTGCTCACGGGGCTGATGAAGCGTCAGCCGAGAACACCCATTGTCTGCTATTGGGTAGCAGACAGCCTGTATCGCCTGGGCCGGCACGAGCATGCGCTGGACATGAACAGCCGCCTGCTGGAGGTAGAGCCGGATGATCCGGCCAACTACATCCAGCGTGCAGACATCTACATTGAAATGGGCAGCCTGCCTTCCGCGGAGGAGGCCATGCAGCAAGCCGTGAAGCTGGAGAACAGCCCGGAAATTCATAACAAGCTCAGCTACATTCAATATTTGCAGGGGCATAATGAGGATGCGCTGCTATCCCTCCAGCAGACGGCAGAGCTCGATCCGGAGTATGAGCAGCACCCCGCCTATCAGTCCGCCAGCGGACATATTTATAAGGAGATGGGCATGTGGGATTTGGCTGTTCAGGCCTACAGCCGGGCGATTCGGGCAGAGCCCCGCCAGGTGAAGCTGTACGAATTCCGCGCCGGCTGCTTCCTGGAAACGGGGCAGCTGGAGCAGGCAGCCGCGGATTGCACACGGGGGCTAGAGCTGGATGGAGATGCTGCGGAGCTGTACAGTCTCCGCAGCTCGGTTTATTACGCAATGAAGGATTATCCGGCGGCTGCACAGGATATGCAGCAGTACCTGCACTTTTACCCCGAGCACCCCGGAGCTTATTACCGACTGGGACAGATGCTGTACAAGAATCGGGAGGAGGAGGCTGCACTGGCTGCTTTTGACCGGGTGCTGTCGCTCATTCCCGAGCATGCGGACTGCTATTTATATAAAGCTCATATTTATTTCGGACAGCTGGAGCCAGAAGCAGCTCTGCAGCACATTGTGAGCTGGGGGCTGTTCTATGATAAGGAGGCCCCGGTCGGAGAGAGAGTAAACGCCATTCGCTCGCTGGAGGGCTTCACAGAGGAGATCCTGGAGGAGGCTGCAGAACGCTTGAGAGGCATGTACGGCCAAAGCCAGTATTTATCCTGA
- a CDS encoding methionine ABC transporter ATP-binding protein has translation MISLQEVSRSFTQGDSRLQAVDRVTLEIAAGEIHGIMGASGAGKSTLLRMINLLERPDAGKVFVGGQELTVLSASALRQARRSIGMIFQHFNLVGNRTVEGNVGMPLELSGVRRPERQQRTEELLRYVGLLEKKHQYPASLSGGQKQRVAIARALISRPKVLLCDEPTSALDERTASSILELLKEVHASGVTIVMVTHERSVIDRMCSHVSVMEHGRILLTAPVKESYP, from the coding sequence GTGATATCCTTGCAGGAGGTCAGCAGAAGCTTTACCCAGGGGGACAGCCGCCTTCAGGCTGTGGACCGCGTGACGCTGGAAATTGCAGCGGGCGAAATTCACGGCATTATGGGAGCCAGCGGAGCAGGCAAGTCCACGCTGCTTCGAATGATTAATCTGCTGGAGCGCCCGGATGCCGGGAAGGTATTCGTGGGAGGTCAAGAATTGACGGTTCTCTCGGCATCAGCGCTCCGGCAGGCGAGAAGATCGATCGGCATGATCTTTCAGCACTTTAATCTGGTCGGCAACCGGACCGTGGAAGGGAATGTAGGGATGCCTTTAGAGCTTTCAGGCGTGCGCAGGCCGGAGCGGCAGCAGCGCACAGAGGAGCTGCTTCGCTATGTAGGCCTGCTGGAGAAGAAGCACCAGTACCCCGCGAGCCTGAGCGGAGGCCAGAAACAGCGGGTGGCCATTGCCCGTGCCCTGATCTCGCGTCCTAAGGTGCTGCTGTGTGACGAGCCCACCTCGGCACTGGATGAACGAACAGCTTCAAGTATTCTGGAGCTGTTGAAGGAGGTTCATGCCTCGGGAGTTACCATCGTCATGGTTACACATGAGCGGAGTGTCATTGACCGGATGTGCAGCCATGTTTCGGTGATGGAGCATGGACGCATTCTCCTTACGGCGCCGGTAAAGGAGAGCTATCCATGA
- a CDS encoding methionine ABC transporter permease, which produces MEWWNNLYQYLADYFQYVSGYQEQIWKAIGETFVMVGISIAAALLLGLPAGTLLYLTRRGQLLENPLLFAIVNSLVNVIRSFPFLLLVVAMIPLTRLIVGTAIGTLAAAVPMSVIAFAYYSRLVEQSLLEVPRDVIEAASSMGASTLQIIVKFVYVEARSGLVLGLTTSMISFISYSTVMGIVGGGGVGDFAIRYGYQRFEYEIMVFTIIIMIILVQSIQFAGNVCSRLLDKK; this is translated from the coding sequence ATGGAATGGTGGAACAATCTCTATCAATATCTGGCGGACTACTTCCAGTATGTATCCGGGTATCAGGAGCAGATCTGGAAGGCGATCGGAGAAACGTTCGTGATGGTCGGCATTTCCATTGCCGCTGCCTTGCTGCTCGGGCTTCCTGCAGGCACGCTCCTGTATCTGACCCGAAGGGGACAGCTGCTGGAGAATCCGCTGCTGTTCGCCATCGTCAACAGCCTGGTGAATGTCATACGCTCGTTCCCGTTCCTGCTGCTGGTAGTTGCAATGATTCCGCTCACGCGACTGATTGTCGGTACTGCCATCGGAACACTTGCCGCCGCTGTGCCGATGTCGGTCATCGCATTTGCGTATTATTCACGGCTGGTCGAGCAGTCACTGCTGGAGGTCCCCCGGGATGTCATTGAGGCCGCCTCTTCAATGGGAGCATCTACTCTGCAGATTATTGTGAAATTTGTATATGTGGAGGCGCGCTCGGGACTGGTGCTCGGCCTGACGACTTCCATGATCAGCTTCATTTCGTATTCGACGGTGATGGGCATCGTTGGCGGAGGAGGCGTCGGGGACTTCGCGATCCGTTATGGCTACCAGCGCTTTGAATACGAGATTATGGTGTTCACGATCATCATCATGATCATTCTGGTACAGTCCATCCAGTTCGCCGGGAATGTGTGCTCCCGCCTGCTGGATAAGAAATGA
- a CDS encoding MetQ/NlpA family ABC transporter substrate-binding protein, protein MNTGRPWAALLLALALITVAGCGQAGNESEPEGKAVEEITLKVASLIPPMTDVLEMVKPALQEEGILLEVVILSDNIQPNHALANKEVDANFFQHAPYMEDYNKNNDAELVSVQPIYNAVYGAYSKRYDSIEELPEGAVIAVPNDPSNIGRSLVMLEQHGMIKLKEGVGIQATVGDVVDNPKGYEFEEVDLLMLARTLDDVDLVTMTPAYAKPLGLTPKKDALITEGKDSEFAITLVAREDNKDSEAIQKLAQVMTGSDVRAFFEENYAEIAIPAF, encoded by the coding sequence ATGAATACGGGCCGGCCCTGGGCAGCCCTGCTGCTTGCTCTGGCCCTGATTACAGTAGCCGGATGCGGCCAGGCCGGCAATGAGTCAGAGCCGGAAGGCAAGGCTGTGGAGGAAATTACGCTGAAGGTGGCTTCCCTGATTCCGCCGATGACCGATGTTCTGGAAATGGTAAAGCCGGCGCTTCAGGAGGAGGGCATCCTGCTGGAGGTCGTCATTCTGTCGGATAATATTCAGCCAAACCACGCGCTGGCGAACAAAGAGGTCGATGCGAACTTCTTCCAGCATGCTCCGTACATGGAGGACTACAACAAGAATAACGATGCCGAGCTGGTGTCGGTGCAGCCGATTTACAACGCTGTTTACGGTGCGTACTCCAAGCGGTATGACTCCATTGAGGAGCTGCCGGAGGGAGCTGTGATTGCGGTGCCGAATGATCCCTCGAACATTGGACGCTCCCTGGTCATGCTGGAGCAGCACGGGATGATCAAGCTGAAGGAAGGGGTAGGCATTCAGGCGACGGTAGGGGATGTCGTGGACAATCCGAAGGGCTACGAGTTCGAGGAGGTCGATCTGCTTATGCTGGCGCGCACGCTGGATGATGTGGATCTGGTGACGATGACCCCGGCTTACGCCAAGCCGCTGGGACTGACGCCGAAGAAGGATGCGCTCATCACGGAAGGAAAAGACTCGGAGTTTGCGATTACGCTTGTGGCCCGCGAGGACAATAAGGATTCCGAGGCGATCCAGAAGCTGGCACAAGTCATGACAGGATCAGACGTACGGGCCTTCTTCGAAGAGAACTATGCCGAGATCGCGATTCCTGCGTTCTAA